In Peptostreptococcus equinus, the DNA window TAAAAGAGGACTTGGTATATAAATTTACTGCTATGCTCAAAAAAAATAATATTAAAGAAGAAAAAATAAGTAATATATATGAAATTAGAAATGAAAAAATTTACCTAAATTTAAATATTATTAACATATATTTACTTGAGAGTATTGGAGTTAAGAGAGATAATATTTTTAATTATGACCTATGTACATCTTGTTTAAATGATACATTTTATTCATATAGGGTAGATGATAAGACAGATAAGAGAATAGGAAGCATAGTTCAGATATTTTAACTGAGGAGGAATTTAAGTGGAAAGAATTTTAGTTATAGATGATGAACAGCACATTATTGAGCTATTGAGATTTAACTTAGAGGTTGAGGGATATGAAGTATTGTCTTCTATGGATGGCTTTGAAGCCTTTATGATGGCAAAAAATGAAAAGCCAAATCTTATACTTTTAGATTGGATGTTACCAAACGTTAGTGGTATTGATTTGTTGAAAAAAATAAGATCCGATAAAGATTTATCTGAAATTCCTGTAATAATGCTTACAGCAAAAAATATGGAAGAAGATAAGATCGAAGGTCTAAATATAGGTGCTGATGATTATATTACAAAACCATTTAGCGTCAAGGAATTAATGGCAAGAATAAAAACAGTACTTAGAAGATATAGGTCGAATATTGATGATTCAATATTAAAAGTAGGAGATATTAGTCTTAATCTCGAAAAGTATGAAGTATGTGTTGGTGATAATAAAATAGAATTAACTTTAAAAGAATTTGAACTGCTTAAATTGCTTATGAAAAATAGAGGAAAAGTATTAACTAGAGATT includes these proteins:
- a CDS encoding response regulator, with translation MERILVIDDEQHIIELLRFNLEVEGYEVLSSMDGFEAFMMAKNEKPNLILLDWMLPNVSGIDLLKKIRSDKDLSEIPVIMLTAKNMEEDKIEGLNIGADDYITKPFSVKELMARIKTVLRRYRSNIDDSILKVGDISLNLEKYEVCVGDNKIELTLKEFELLKLLMKNRGKVLTRDYLLDKIWGYEYFGETRTVDVHIRYLRKKLEENGLNEKIIETIRGVGYKMK